From Salvia splendens isolate huo1 chromosome 16, SspV2, whole genome shotgun sequence, a single genomic window includes:
- the LOC121772007 gene encoding F-box protein FBW2-like has protein sequence MEEGEDSRKWDELLPDALGLIFKNLSLCEVLTVVPRVCKSWGRAATGPYCWQEIDVEEWSRNRKPEVVDRMLRLLIARSCGSLRKLTVSGLSLDKTLLFIADHGRSLRSLRLPRSEIHDAVVGKAAAMLCGLTFVDLSYCISVGAEGLEALGKNCKSLSSLRRIMHPLEVIEKLSQDDEALAIASTMPKLKNLEIAYLLVDTASIVEILSNCKHLELLDVRGCWGVKLDEKFVKMFPKLKVVGPLVVDCYDMNGWDNCSDYSGSSGYLAWDFVAGDDDIDDDDEEYGDMLDDLWGDENPMDDVEMWFYDDVHAVDAGYDWPQSP, from the exons ATGGAGGAAGGTGAGGATTCAAGAAAATGGGATGAATTACTACCTGATGCACTAGGCCTAATATTCAAGAACCTCTCACTATGTGAGGTTCTAACAGTTGTTCCAAGGGTTTGCAAATCGTGGGGACGAGCAGCCACGGGGCCTTACTGCTGGCAAGAGATCGACGTTGAGGAATGGAGTCGAAACAGGAAGCCTGAGGTCGTGGATAGAATGCTCCGATTGCTGATAGCTAGAAGCTGTGGCTCTCTGAGAAAGCTCACTGTCTCCGGCCTCTCCTTGGACAAAACCCTTTTGTTCATAGCAGATCA TGGTCGATCTCTGCGAAGTTTGAGACTGCCGAGAAGCGAAATACACGACGCAGTAGTGGGGAAGGCTGCTGCAATGCTGTGTGGTCTCACATTTGTGGATTTGAGCTACTGCATTAGTGTTGGAGCTGAAGGTCTTGAGGCATTAGGGAAGAACTGCAAGTCTCTGAGCAGCTTGAGGCGGATAATGCACCCGTTGGAGGTGATCGAGAAGCTCTCCCAAGATGATGAAGCCCTGGCCATTGCTTCCACGATGCCCAAGCTCAAGAATCTCGAGATTGCATACTTGCTCGTGGACACGGCCAGTATCGTCGAAATTCTCAGCAACTGCAAGCACCTCGAGCTGCTGGACGTGCGCGGGTGCTGGGGCGTGAAGCTGGACGAGAAATTTGTGAAGATGTTCCCCAAGTTGAAGGTGGTCGGGCCCCTCGTGGTGGACTGCTACGACATGAACGGATGGGACAACTGCTCGGACTACTCGGGCTCGTCGGGGTACCTGGCTTGGGACTTTGTCGCCGGCGACGACGACATTGATGACGATGACGAGGAGTATGGGGACATGCTTGATGACCTGTGGGGGGACGAGAACCCGATGGACGATGTGGAGATGTGGTTCTATGACGACGTGCACGCGGTGGACGCTGGCTACGATTGGCCGCAGTCGCCTTGA